The proteins below come from a single Mustela nigripes isolate SB6536 chromosome 14, MUSNIG.SB6536, whole genome shotgun sequence genomic window:
- the LOC132000855 gene encoding zinc finger protein 593 — protein sequence MGRSRRTGAHRAHSLARQMKAKRRRPDLDEIHRELRPQVPARSRPDPGPEPDPDLPGGGLHRCLACARYFIDSATLKTHFRSKDHKKRLKQLSVEPYSQEEAERAAGMGSYMTPQRLAVPTEVSTEVPEMDTTP from the coding sequence ATGGGTCGCTCCCGCCGGACGGGTGCGCACCGAGCCCATTCCCTGGCCCGCCAGATGAAGGCGAAGCGGCGGCGGCCGGACCTGGATGAGATTCACCGCGAGCTGCGGCCCCAGGTTCCCGCACGGTCTCGGCCAGACCCGGGCCCTGAGCCTGACCCCGACCTGCCAGGGGGCGGCCTGCATCGCTGTCTGGCCTGCGCGAGATACTTCATCGATTCCGCCACCCTGAAGACCCACTTCCGATCCAAAGACCACAAGAAAAGGCTAAAgcagctgagcgtggagccctacAGTCAGGAAGAGGCCGAAAGGGCAGCGGGAATGGGCTCTTATATGACCCCCCAGCGACTGGCAGTGCCCACGGAAGTATCCACTGAGGTCCCTGAGATGGACACAACTCCCTGA